Below is a genomic region from Miscanthus floridulus cultivar M001 chromosome 1, ASM1932011v1, whole genome shotgun sequence.
gatgccgtgttgctcattttcaatatgtgctctcttatccctccactagagtatttctcattgaataacttcTTGATCAGggtgcttgcataagcctttgaagagccagtaaacggACTCTCCACTTTCTTGAGATACTCGGTGGCGGTGTCACAATCTGGGATTGATCCCCTTATTGCATCTGaaatagtggacttagccaccatcaagcccTTGTGGTTCGAAATGTCCCACTTCTTATGATCAAGATCGTATTTCATTctcacttctgcatgatctcgttgtcgagcagtgaaatcagcatcagtttCATTCTCtgccctcaccgggtccactggctcagtaggacacggagaGGTAAGTGCTAGGTCATTCTCGGACAACGCAAGTGCCaactcatacttctctcgccatacgcgATAGTTGGCCCCTTTAAGAGGCGGAATGTGCGAGATGAATGCCATAGGGTTGAGTTCTAAAAACATCATCAAAGAAAGTGagaaaacatgacataataattgcatgccgtaatttaacgttggtcaaaattaaaacatacaatatacttctacattaattctacttcaccgttgggcagaaatagaactaatgcatggaaaaactcatgaataaaaaattataatattgctattatcacagttggtcagaaaaataacaatatcataatttactgaatactataactactcttcaaaattaaatcattccgttggttcgaatttaattagaagataataaacatcaactttgcagcggaaacataaaaAAATAATCTTAAAATGATATTATCAGAAGCATTTCATTAGtatttatctactctctgaacaaATTTTCCCGTTGATTCAAATTTGAGTAAAGATTGAAACATCTAAACTTAATAAAATTCATCAAAATTGCTTCTGAAAATTATAAAACTTAAAACCATCTGCTACTGTTCATTTTGGGCCGGCCAGTGCTATGCGGCCCGCGGCCCATTCCGTAATAGCAGTGCGCGTCCTAGCGAAAACACGGTGGCTCAGCGACTTGCTTCGCACGATGCGCGcgcccgctcccccgcgcccaggccgcaacctaggcctgggccaggAATCTCTTCGCCTGCCTGGGCCTAAAGCAGGCCCGAGCACTGTCAGCCATTGGATCCGATCCAACGGTTCTCGGTGCGCTTCGGTGGAACAAAAACCCCCTCCCCGGTCGCTCCTCCCGAACCCTAGAGCATTTGCTTTCTCCCTCCCCTTGCTTCCTTCTCAGCGCCGCACCGAGTGAGGAGAGCATCAGTGGCGGTCGTCCATGGTGGCCGGAGGAGAGATAGTGGCGTCGCCGCAGGCCCCCTTGCCGACGTGCGCGTTTGCCcgagggtgagcgcgccgccgtcgagtggccttGCGCCGGTGccctgagcccgagccacttcggcGACACTCTTTGCCCGCCGACGCGTGGCTCGGCTCGTTCTCTCACGCGGCGGAAGGGCTTTCTTCCCACACGACGACGGTGGAGGAGCCTTGGTTAGTCCCTCTCCCGATCCGTCCATgttctttagggttagggtttcgggtttAATCCGAATCCTAGATCTACGCCTAAacctggctttgataccaatgaTAGACATAGTGGATCACCTAGacatagatctagcgggtacaacCTTACTTACGTGATAAAAACTTCCTATAACatgatctagagagagagagagagaaagggaggtgAGATGTCACCGACCATCCGCGGGCTTGGAGGAAGAGCTCAACGTAGCCATGGCGAAGGTGAGATGCGGTCTGGGTCAGCAGTGTCGCGGTGAGGGTGTGGAGGTCAGTCGCAGAGCCGACGGTGAAGACgacagtggagcttcccgtcgctggctgcgcccctcactagatTGGATTAGGTTTGTTGGTGGATGTGGCGgttcacggtgaacctcgtactcagagccgccaaccctcacctctctttatagcgcagtgcgacgaggGCTCACCGACCATGTTGGTCGTCCCGATCAGGGCACGAGGTCAAGGCCCTTCTCGGCCGTTGGGCCGAGCTGGAGAGATCAACACTAACAGATAGCTGTTAATCACACCATACAAATATGTTGAATGCCTAGACATGTCCGTGATAGTTCACTGAGCAGCAACCCAAGTGGCAATAGCAAGTATCTAAATCTAAAAGTTAAATCCTCTAAAAGGCAGTTCAGAGGCCAGCTTGTCCCAATCCTAGGCTTCAGGAGTTTTCACATTCCTCAGCCTGCTGGAGCGCCGGACTGGGGTCATCGCCTCGTCCTCCTTGTTTCCCTGTATAGTGAGAACAAGGTCGGTACATGTTAAACACAAGGCCAGACATAAAACAAGCAAAATGAACAAAACCAAATGATAAATATCAATTGTAGCTTACTTTCTTGGCAGGGACCTTCTGGTATGTGGTGAAACTACCATAAGACGATGTGGATTGAGCTGTGGAATCCCTCCTCGTCCTCGACGCTACTGGCTCAAGGTCGTCACCCTTGGTATTCCTCCTCCTGCCAAACCCAGATGACAAGCTGCTGCTATACTGTGACGGGCCAGAGCCACCAAGTCTCTCAGTTTCTTCTACGCCAAACAGTGAACCCTTGGCAACAACATGCCCCTGGCTACTTCCTGAACCAGAAAGGCTTTCAGCCTGCTCAACTTGTTCAACCTGCTCAACTTGTTCAATCTGCTCAACTTGCTCAGCCTGCTCAACTTGCTCAGCTGGTTCATTGGAGGCAACGCGAGCTTGCTTCTGCCTCATGTAAAGGTATGCCAGAGCAGCAGGAACAATAATGGCAGCAAGAGCAGCACCAATTGCAGCCGGATTTGATATTTTGTCCAAGTAACTTGGCCAAATATCTGATCCCAACTTCTTACCATGGTGAGCTTCCTGGTCCTCCTTGCCATCAGCATGATCACCCTCGGAGTCCTCAGTCTGAACATCTTGCTGCAATGAAGCCTCGTCAATGCCCTCTGCTTGTTCAGGCTCGGGAGTGGATTGAGAAGGAATATCTGAATTCTGAATGAAGGCTGCCGTCTCTTCTCCACTACTGCCAGACACTTCTTCGGCCATCTCAGCATTGAGTACCTCTAATGCTGCATCAACATTTACCTCATACATGGCACTTGGTACCCCAGATACATCTTCCTGTTCCATTTCAGTATCATCAATAGGTTCTGCATCAGGGTCACCATATGTTGCCAGTTCCCCTACAACAGGCCCTGCAATCGTCTCAGTATCACTTTCTGAAACAACCTCCTGAATCCCCAACTCCTTCTCCAAACTGATTGGGCTTGTCTGAGCAGCACTGAAGTAGAAACCAACAGCATAATCTGCATCTACATCGGCAGCAGCAGCACTCAAATTGGCAGCTAAGTGCGGACCAAAGACGTCTCGATCTTGGTAAGATGCAATAGCCTCCCAGTAGGCCGTGACAAAGTCCAACGAACTGCTAGACCATTGCTTCAGCCTAGCAGTCAACTCCACAGGATGCAATTCTTGAACTGAAAGAAAGTCTGACACCTTTGACAGGGAGGTGTTCAGCCTGACCGGATGACCCGGCGGCGGTGGCACACAGACAAACGCTGCAGCCATCAACAGAACTAGAGCAAGAGGAGCAAGCAGGAACCTCATCGATGACCTCTTCTTCTTGGGACGAGCTCGCGCGGGGCTCACTGCAGGTTCCTGCTCATGTATCAGCACGCCACCATCTCGcggggactccttcccctccGGTGTCAGGACCCGAGCTAGTGGCGAATCCAGAGCGGGCTGCGGCAGCAGGATGCCATCCAGGGCTGGAGCAGCAGACTGACCTCTGGCCTCCGATGGAGAGGCCAGAGCCGAGGtttcctcctccgaggagtcatcTGGCTGCTCTTCCCCAGATACTTCCTGCTCCGTGGTGGTTGTAGTGTCGACCTCCTCGCTGCTGCTCTCGGAGGCGAATCTGTCCTCGAGCCCTCGCACCGCGCCGCCGCCATGACGGTAAATCTCGAGGCGGCGGTTGGGCTGGTAGCGCAGGTAGCGAGGCCTCGGGGAGAGGTAATTCGTCTTGGGGTCGTACGGGGCTGCCACGGCCTCCGAGTCCGCCGAAGTCGCCGCGTGGTGGTCGTTCTGGGAAACGGGATTCTCGACCATCACGGCGGCCTCGTCGCCTCCGAACGACCGGCGGGCGCCGCAGGAGACGATCGGCCCAGCCGCGGGAGGAGGGGCGGACGCCCCGTCGAGCGAGAGGCGCAGACGCCTCGGCGCGCCCAGCGCCTCGTCGGGCGGCGGCGGATGCGGCCCCCTGGGCTTGCTGCTGCTGTGCGCGAGGTCGACTGGCGAGGAGGGGACGGGGTCGTTGTTGCGCTCCCCGAGGACCTTCTTCCTCGGCGTGGCCGACGGCGCGACGGCCTTGGAGGCGGCGGAGATGGTGGGCGCCATGAAGCTCTTGgcgacaccgccgccgccggcgcaaaCGCCACCACTGGAGCGGACCTTGTGCGTCCTCGCGCTCGCGGCCCCGGTCCCGGCCGCGTCCCGCTCCCGCGGGTCGTTCTCCTTCTCAGCGCCCCAGGTCCGCGGCGATGCGCGGCCGCTGTTCTTGCAAACGGAGGAACTCCTCTGCGGCGAATCTGCGAAGTGAATCGCCCGAGAAAATCTGTAAGAAACCAGCGGCAGATCGAGGGAAAGAGAGAGCAACGTTCCGCAAATTAAGAGATCGAGGCACGGAGCTTTAGGGGATAAGAGAAATCGGCTTACCTGTTGGGGACGCGGCGGGCCTGAAGGGTCTGGAATCGGCGCTCGTCCTGAGGCCGCAGCACGGCCTCGCCGGCGGGCCGGGGGACGGGGATCTGGCCGCCGCAATCGACATCCGGCTGTCGGCTGCTTTCGATTTGGGAAGGAAGCGTGAGTTGTGGACTGCGGTGGGGGAGAACGTTGCCTGGGAGACGGCGGAGATTTTGGGCGAGGAGAGGTGGGGATGGGGGATCTGTTTCCCGATGCGTAACGGCTAGCTGGCTCTTATACTGTGTGCCTGTCTATCCGTCCGTCCTTGTGACCGTTGGGGATTTGTGTTCCATGGACGCGCGTCGCTTCTGCTCtgtgctcgtgctcgtgctcttGCCCGTTGGAtgccctgctggctgctgccagGCGGGCCAGGCGCAGACGCTCAAGCAGTCGACCGTTGCGGCGTTGCCAACTGCCCGCAGCAGCAGGTACTCCGTACACCGCTGGTAGGGGGCTAGGGGCTGTGTCTCCTGTTTGCTTCCCAGCCTCCGAGTACTGTTGTCTGGAATTTCCTAGGAATCTCACGTGAATCAATTCAATTTTACAGAAAAAATATAATAGAAATAGAAATTTTCTCCGTAATCCAAACAGAGACACCGGTGTCTTGTGGTGTCAACAGCAACAGCGGTTTGTGGCTGTAAAAGATTCACAGCGAACATGTCAAGAGTCGAGATCACGGGAAGACAATCCGAATTTACTGGTTTGATTTTCTATTCGAATTTGTATGTTTGGTTACAAATAAGTTAGAAAATACTACTAATGGACTGGATCGGTTTGCAGCAGTCAACTAGGAAACCAAAGAAAACAAGGAACCTTTATTGCTTTAGATGCCTTacaaaggccttgtttagatcccatcaaagttccaagtttttccactctctctccatcacatcaatttttaactgcttgtatggagtattaaatataggtaaaaaaataactaattacacagtttagttggaaatcacgagatgaatcttttgagcctagttggtccacgattggacaatatttaccaaataagacgaaagtggtactattcatcaagtTGAAAAaaattgcaatctaaacaaggccaaaaAGAACATGTAATGGAACAACGGAAAGAAATAATTCTACGAGGCCTATGGTGACATTAGTAGGGCGTACTTCCCTCTGTTCCTCAAAAAGAGCAATTCTCGTTCCCAAAAAATCAACAACGTTTAACTTTGAtaaatatatttaataaaatattaatatttatgagatataattaatatcattagatagattgttgaatatactttcataataaacttatttggagataccacgtattttctataaatctaatctAAGTTGAGAAGGTTTAATAGCATGATTCTCATAACGATTTTTTTTGAGGGACGGAGAGAGTACCCTTTCACCTTTCATTTTATTAAAGGAGCATGACCATTGACCAACAACTTTATCATGTAGTCTCGCGGTTGATAATTTGCGTTTacaaacagcctgttcgcttgttggttttagccagcccaaaccagccagccaacagtattttcttctcacaataaaccagcatcaaCCAGCTCAAATCAGCCCAAAAACCGAGCAGCGAACAAGCTGAAAAAAAGAAACACCGTAGTGACTCGTGGGGCAGCACCGCAGCAGAGAGGCCGGAGTAGGATAGGAAAGGAAAGAAAGATGCTACTATTCCTATTCCTATTGGGCCGTACAAGACCTGCGGTCTGCGGAGGCTTGTTCCAGAAAACTCCAACAAACGCAGGGCTCGGCCCAAAAAAAAAAGTTGCTTCCTTTTTTCcctaataaaataataaaattagtCCATCAAAATTTCTCAGAAGGTAAACtaattttagcttttttttacAAAAGTATTGATAAAAATATGTTATTTTTAATGGAAATAATTTGACATTATAAAAAGTAATTTTCATTTACAATATTTTTGTTATAATAATGTCTGACAGGCTTTCAATGTGACCTCGTCCACTAGCATAGCGCCCTCAACGACAGACACCAACGCAAGCAATGCAAATTTCATTACTCACCTGATTCAGCTTGAATCGCTGATCAACAAAGCCTCTATGAATTGAGGCACAGCGTCCCACGACCTGGGAACCACTAGACCTTCTGCACGGCACCCAATGACCCAAAAGCTGCTAAAGCATTAGCACTAGCAGTTTTATTACAAACTCGAGGACAGACACACACATTCCAGGAGCTGAACTCTAAACACAGAATGAGCCTAAGATCAGTGATGATTCCTCCCAGAGCAGATGGCCGATACTCATCACCTTCAATCGCTGCCTTCGCCATGGTTGCGCCAATCTCCAGGCAAACCCATCCTTGCCGCTTCCTTCATTCCTGCTAAGCATCCCAGCAGTTCAGCATGAAACACGTCCTGCAGAGAACCCGAACCAGCATCGCTATCAAAAGCTCCATCTCCATCTGCGTTCACTTTAAAAAAAGCCACTATGAGGTTTCCTCCATTTCTGTTTCTCATAAATTTATCATGTAGCAGACTCGGTTCTGTTTTCTTCTGAAACCTGTCCGTCATCTCCAACAAtatcacccaaaatacaagacaaaTTTGATCTTTGGGTAATGCTACAGACAAAGGTTTTCAATACCCATTCggtatcttctccaacaacaggaTCTAAAAaaaatcctttctgcaaatgagttttcaggagagaggatgctcagatttgggttgtgcctctcagtcAACCCAAATGGATCTCCTGTATAGGTAGTTTGTTGGAGGCCGATTTTAGATCTCTTGTTAACCATTTTAGGTTTAGATGTCTAGGTTAGTCGTTGGAGATGGTCAATT
It encodes:
- the LOC136472928 gene encoding uncharacterized protein — translated: MSIAAARSPSPGPPARPCCGLRTSADSRPFRPAASPTDSPQRSSSVCKNSGRASPRTWGAEKENDPRERDAAGTGAASARTHKVRSSGGVCAGGGGVAKSFMAPTISAASKAVAPSATPRKKVLGERNNDPVPSSPVDLAHSSSKPRGPHPPPPDEALGAPRRLRLSLDGASAPPPAAGPIVSCGARRSFGGDEAAVMVENPVSQNDHHAATSADSEAVAAPYDPKTNYLSPRPRYLRYQPNRRLEIYRHGGGAVRGLEDRFASESSSEEVDTTTTTEQEVSGEEQPDDSSEEETSALASPSEARGQSAAPALDGILLPQPALDSPLARVLTPEGKESPRDGGVLIHEQEPAVSPARARPKKKRSSMRFLLAPLALVLLMAAAFVCVPPPPGHPVRLNTSLSKVSDFLSVQELHPVELTARLKQWSSSSLDFVTAYWEAIASYQDRDVFGPHLAANLSAAAADVDADYAVGFYFSAAQTSPISLEKELGIQEVVSESDTETIAGPVVGELATYGDPDAEPIDDTEMEQEDVSGVPSAMYEVNVDAALEVLNAEMAEEVSGSSGEETAAFIQNSDIPSQSTPEPEQAEGIDEASLQQDVQTEDSEGDHADGKEDQEAHHGKKLGSDIWPSYLDKISNPAAIGAALAAIIVPAALAYLYMRQKQARVASNEPAEQVEQAEQVEQIEQVEQVEQVEQAESLSGSGSSQGHVVAKGSLFGVEETERLGGSGPSQYSSSLSSGFGRRRNTKGDDLEPVASRTRRDSTAQSTSSYGSFTTYQKVPAKKGNKEDEAMTPVRRSSRLRNVKTPEA